Proteins found in one Nostoc sp. NIES-3756 genomic segment:
- a CDS encoding hybrid sensor histidine kinase/response regulator, with product MLPHKRLIVFTLAWLVLAVIGFVALYQGKSCISWFPVSRWAIALTLWLELIGIILAGIVLFIKTIRANNNWTELIGLIPANRSLTATNQLLQESEAGFRAAIGNILDCFGVYSAIRDRSGQIIDFRIEYVNTAACASNGWGCEEQMGRGLCEILPNHKQSGLFAQYCQVVETGQMLVKDELIYEDDYKSQRLARVFNIRAAKFQDGFVVNWQDVTERHQAEEKLRRHQQELTTLLENFPDVITRFDTKLRYIYANSVHEKTTGLKSEKLIGKTLTEVWGGELQAPQWQAILQQAIRTGQTQTTEFGFPGNDGINHFYQIQLVPEFCEEGSVKSVLTVTRDITNFKQTQAALQTNQELTRIVLENFPNGCVFLFDENLRYILVAGQGLAMVGMNKADLEGKTIWEAVPPETYNTLEQPYRQALLGQDSHFEVSYDNHIYDVHVLPVRNEHSQIFAGMAITQDITERKQVEVRLRQKRERLYLAHLAAKIGTFEWNIQTNTNIWSNELEALYGLQPGEFGGTYEEWARWVHPEDLAQAEASVANALKTGEMFTDWRVIWKDGSVHWLNARAQVFYDDEGKPLRMVGINVDITEQQAVLREQKSAQAALGESEERLRLALKAVNQGLYDLNIQTGDAVVSPEYALMLGYDPDEFQETNLAWRDRLHPDDRELVYRVYEEYVAGKTDEYRVEFRQRTKSGDWLWILSIGKIVAWDEQGNPLRMLGTHTDITKRKQSEVALQDALQLLNLHIDTTPLAVVQWDCHLCVTRWSSAAEKIFGWQAEEVLGKYIQDLHIVYEEDIPVVAQVSDRLLSGQEAQIIQYNRNYTKDGKVIDCEWYNSTITDENGSVTSVLSLVLDVTERTNAEQVIRESELKFRTLADIMPQMVWITRPDGYNEYFNQRWYDYTGKTLAQSIGEGWQNILHPDDLARTIAVWQNCLQTGTSYNIEYRLRRSDGEYRWHLGKALPLHEQDGKIVKWFGSCTDIHDQKLVIEERAQALERERAARIELERASQMKDEFLAIVSHELRSPLNGILGWSRLLRTRKLPPDKIEQALESIERNAQAQTQLIEDLLDISRIIRGNIRLNLRPTSLIPVIQAALDTVRPVANNKSISIDSQLDVDVTVSGDPERLQQIVWNLLSNAVKFTPEGGRVEIRLEQTETSVQIQVIDTGKGISPEFLAYVFERFRQADSTTTRNQGGLGLGLAIVRNLVELHSGTVCVASQGEGKGATFTVKLPILPTSFNITAEQILIQRQTTWDTNIQITGLKILVVDDEPDTREFIQTALEQYGATVSTASSAREALELLPIFKPDVLLSDIGMPGEDGYSLIRQIRTLPPEQGRNVPAAALTAYARQSDRLQALSAGFQIHISKPIEPIQLLKIVASLAGRGEE from the coding sequence ATGCTGCCTCACAAAAGACTGATTGTGTTCACTTTGGCTTGGCTAGTACTGGCGGTGATTGGATTTGTCGCCTTATACCAGGGTAAATCTTGTATTTCTTGGTTCCCTGTATCTAGATGGGCGATCGCTTTAACTCTTTGGCTAGAATTAATCGGTATCATCTTAGCGGGTATAGTTTTATTCATCAAAACTATAAGAGCAAATAATAACTGGACTGAGCTTATAGGTTTAATCCCAGCTAATCGTTCACTGACTGCAACCAACCAACTATTACAGGAGAGTGAAGCAGGTTTTCGTGCTGCCATAGGCAATATTTTAGATTGCTTTGGTGTTTACTCTGCCATCCGCGATCGCTCTGGGCAAATTATAGATTTTCGCATTGAGTATGTTAACACTGCCGCCTGTGCAAGTAATGGCTGGGGTTGTGAAGAACAGATGGGTAGAGGGTTGTGTGAAATCCTTCCCAACCATAAACAATCAGGGTTATTTGCCCAGTACTGCCAAGTGGTAGAGACAGGGCAAATGCTGGTAAAAGATGAACTGATTTACGAAGATGATTACAAGTCTCAACGTTTAGCGAGAGTTTTTAATATTCGGGCTGCTAAATTTCAGGATGGCTTTGTAGTAAATTGGCAGGATGTAACAGAGCGTCATCAGGCAGAAGAAAAACTGCGTCGTCACCAGCAAGAGTTAACCACATTATTAGAAAATTTTCCCGATGTGATAACGCGCTTTGATACTAAATTACGCTACATTTACGCTAACTCTGTCCATGAAAAAACTACTGGCTTAAAGTCTGAGAAGTTAATTGGCAAAACCTTAACGGAAGTTTGGGGTGGGGAACTACAAGCTCCCCAATGGCAAGCAATACTGCAACAAGCCATCCGTACAGGACAAACGCAAACAACTGAATTTGGTTTCCCAGGAAATGACGGTATCAACCACTTTTACCAAATTCAACTTGTGCCAGAGTTTTGTGAGGAAGGTTCAGTGAAGTCTGTATTAACAGTCACCCGCGACATAACGAACTTTAAACAGACACAAGCAGCACTGCAAACTAATCAGGAACTAACCCGTATAGTTTTAGAAAATTTTCCCAATGGTTGTGTTTTCCTATTTGACGAGAACTTACGCTACATCTTGGTAGCAGGTCAAGGATTGGCAATGGTAGGAATGAATAAAGCAGACTTGGAAGGTAAGACTATTTGGGAAGCAGTGCCTCCAGAAACTTACAATACCCTTGAGCAACCTTATCGTCAGGCTTTATTAGGACAGGATTCCCATTTTGAAGTGAGCTATGACAATCATATTTATGATGTTCATGTTCTGCCTGTGAGGAACGAGCATAGTCAAATTTTTGCTGGAATGGCAATTACTCAGGATATTACGGAACGCAAGCAAGTAGAAGTAAGATTACGACAGAAACGAGAAAGATTATACTTAGCACACTTAGCAGCAAAAATTGGTACTTTTGAATGGAATATTCAAACTAATACAAATATTTGGTCAAATGAATTAGAAGCACTCTACGGTTTACAGCCTGGAGAGTTCGGAGGAACTTATGAAGAATGGGCGAGGTGGGTACATCCCGAAGATTTAGCTCAGGCGGAAGCAAGTGTAGCTAATGCTTTAAAAACAGGCGAGATGTTCACTGACTGGCGAGTGATTTGGAAAGATGGCAGTGTTCACTGGCTTAATGCGAGAGCGCAGGTATTCTATGATGACGAGGGTAAGCCCTTACGCATGGTAGGAATTAACGTTGATATCACTGAACAGCAAGCAGTTTTGCGTGAGCAAAAATCTGCCCAAGCTGCTTTAGGCGAAAGTGAAGAACGCTTGCGTTTAGCCTTGAAAGCCGTCAATCAAGGACTTTATGATTTGAACATTCAAACTGGGGATGCCGTCGTCAGTCCAGAATACGCCCTGATGTTAGGATATGACCCTGATGAGTTCCAAGAAACAAATCTGGCGTGGCGCGATCGCCTGCATCCTGATGACAGAGAATTAGTGTATCGGGTTTACGAAGAATATGTTGCTGGCAAAACCGATGAGTATCGAGTTGAGTTCAGACAACGCACCAAGTCAGGCGATTGGTTATGGATTCTCTCTATTGGTAAAATAGTCGCTTGGGATGAGCAAGGTAATCCCCTACGAATGTTGGGTACACATACAGATATTACCAAGCGTAAGCAATCTGAGGTAGCCCTACAAGATGCCTTGCAATTGTTAAATCTCCACATAGATACTACCCCTTTGGCAGTGGTGCAATGGGATTGTCACCTGTGCGTTACCCGTTGGTCATCGGCGGCGGAAAAAATCTTTGGTTGGCAAGCAGAGGAAGTATTAGGAAAGTACATCCAAGACCTACACATAGTTTATGAGGAGGATATACCAGTTGTTGCTCAAGTAAGCGATCGCCTGCTCAGTGGTCAAGAAGCGCAAATTATCCAATACAATCGCAACTATACCAAAGATGGCAAAGTAATTGATTGTGAATGGTACAACTCCACCATTACTGATGAAAATGGTAGTGTAACTTCTGTACTCTCCCTAGTTTTAGATGTAACTGAACGCACCAATGCAGAACAAGTAATACGTGAAAGTGAATTAAAATTCCGCACCCTTGCCGACATTATGCCGCAGATGGTTTGGATTACCAGACCAGATGGTTATAATGAATATTTCAATCAACGTTGGTACGACTACACAGGCAAGACACTAGCACAAAGCATAGGCGAAGGCTGGCAAAATATCTTACATCCTGATGATTTGGCGCGTACCATTGCTGTATGGCAAAATTGCTTGCAAACTGGCACAAGCTATAACATAGAATATCGTTTACGTCGTAGCGATGGTGAATACCGTTGGCATTTGGGAAAAGCTTTACCCTTACATGAGCAAGACGGTAAAATTGTCAAGTGGTTTGGTTCCTGCACAGATATTCACGACCAGAAATTGGTAATTGAAGAACGAGCGCAAGCATTAGAGCGAGAACGGGCGGCGCGGATAGAACTAGAAAGAGCCAGCCAGATGAAAGATGAGTTTTTGGCGATAGTATCGCACGAATTGCGATCGCCCCTTAATGGGATTTTAGGTTGGTCGCGTCTACTCCGCACCCGTAAACTACCACCAGACAAAATTGAACAAGCATTAGAATCAATTGAGCGTAATGCCCAAGCCCAAACTCAGTTAATCGAAGACTTACTCGACATCTCGCGGATTATTCGCGGTAACATTCGCCTAAATCTTCGTCCCACTAGCTTAATTCCTGTAATTCAAGCCGCGTTAGATACAGTTAGACCTGTTGCCAATAATAAATCAATTTCAATTGACTCTCAACTTGATGTTGATGTCACAGTCTCAGGTGATCCAGAACGCTTACAGCAAATAGTTTGGAATCTACTTTCTAACGCTGTTAAGTTTACTCCAGAAGGTGGACGAGTAGAAATTCGTCTAGAACAAACAGAAACTAGTGTACAGATTCAGGTAATTGATACAGGCAAAGGTATTAGCCCTGAGTTTCTAGCCTATGTATTTGAACGTTTCCGCCAAGCAGACTCCACCACAACCAGAAATCAAGGAGGGCTGGGTTTAGGTTTAGCGATCGTGCGTAACTTAGTTGAACTGCATAGTGGTACAGTTTGCGTCGCCAGCCAAGGAGAAGGAAAAGGCGCGACATTTACAGTCAAGTTGCCAATTTTACCAACTTCCTTCAACATTACCGCAGAACAAATACTAATTCAACGGCAGACAACTTGGGATACCAACATCCAAATCACTGGACTAAAAATTTTAGTAGTTGATGACGAGCCAGATACTAGGGAATTTATCCAAACTGCCTTAGAACAATATGGCGCAACTGTAAGCACAGCCTCGTCCGCCCGTGAAGCTTTAGAACTATTACCAATATTCAAACCTGATGTACTCTTAAGTGACATTGGTATGCCGGGTGAAGATGGTTATTCCCTAATTCGCCAAATTAGAACCCTACCACCCGAACAAGGAAGAAACGTTCCAGCAGCCGCCCTCACCGCCTACGCTAGACAAAGCGATCGCCTTCAAGCCCTAAGCGCTGGCTTCCAAATTCACATCTCCAAACCAATTGAGCCAATCCAGTTACTCAAGATTGTTGCCAGTCTGGCTGGGAGGGGTGAGGAATAG
- the sbcC gene encoding exonuclease subunit SbcC, with the protein MIPVQLVLKNFLSYRDATVDFRGLHTACICGSNGAGKSSLLEAITWALWGESRAAAEDDVIHAGAKEVRVDFTFQNNQQKYRVIRSRMRGASGVLEFQIETPSGFRAITGKGVRATQDLILEHIKLDYDTFINSAYLRQGRADEFMLKRPSERKEILAELLKLNQYDELEERAKESSRQYKIRAEELERSLESIKTQLQQRENTKTQRSELEAQINQLQQVQAFETIKLQSLQVIQHQRQNTEQQLNFVRQQYQNLTQDCDRLQQEQSAVRTQLAELEAILQRETEITNGYSHYQSLQSQEEAYAVKFEEHTRATTLRQQKQQQLTKQIHELERQLQQVQGQLEALQQQEQEIQHTLSKSVEIEAALSQLAAARRHLAHLDELQMQVSPLLQQRQSLQSHLDRVHAGLVARLEQLQATENQLQRASQRQPQLQQAVMEVAMQIDQMEKDRVYLQRVQEKGHERRHFIERLQAQQREYERLLGELEQKLQMLRNPDAICPLCERPLDEHHWNRVVDKTKDEYKETEGQLWVFREQMAVSDREIQLLRQEYREIAQKLNVYDALREQRGQLAAQLQSTSDAEQQLQELAAEKQHLERSLQAGDYALDQQAELRQLEQYLQKLNYNEQNHALARSEVERWRWAEIKQGQMKDAAKRLAALTTRKPELKAQIAQIQTRIQQEQTDSEDAQQIAALEQQITEISYSSEQHNNLRTAVRQGQSWQLRYQQLLSAQQQYPQLQGRLQELEASRAARLQERQQLATQIDSLVEQLAQAANPIEQIQTLEQHLATRRRQLDEQIAQLGRLEQLAHQLEALQTQYEEQQEQHQTCKQQYRVYQELVQAFGKNGIQALMIENVLPQLEAETNQLLARLTANQLHVQFITQRAGKGSKSTKKNAKLIDTLDIVIADARGTRAYETYSGGEAFRINFAIRLALAKLLAQRAGAALQLLIVDEGFGTQDAEGCDRLIAAINAIANDFACILTVTHMPHLKEAFQARIEVNKTQEGSQVRLLT; encoded by the coding sequence ATGATCCCAGTACAACTTGTTCTTAAAAACTTTCTCAGTTACCGTGATGCAACTGTAGATTTTCGTGGTTTGCATACGGCTTGTATTTGTGGTTCTAATGGAGCCGGTAAATCATCTCTCCTCGAAGCCATTACCTGGGCTTTGTGGGGTGAAAGTCGAGCGGCGGCTGAAGATGATGTAATTCATGCTGGCGCTAAAGAGGTGAGAGTTGATTTTACTTTTCAAAATAATCAGCAGAAATATCGTGTAATTCGCTCGAGGATGCGGGGTGCATCTGGGGTTCTGGAATTTCAAATTGAAACACCTTCTGGGTTTCGGGCAATTACGGGTAAAGGTGTCCGAGCTACTCAAGATTTGATATTAGAACACATCAAGCTCGATTACGATACTTTTATTAACTCTGCCTACCTGCGTCAAGGGCGGGCGGATGAATTTATGCTCAAACGCCCCAGTGAACGTAAGGAGATTTTGGCGGAGTTGTTGAAACTCAATCAGTATGATGAATTGGAGGAAAGAGCCAAGGAATCATCACGCCAATATAAGATTAGGGCGGAAGAATTAGAGCGTTCTTTGGAGTCGATTAAAACACAACTTCAACAACGGGAAAACACCAAAACCCAACGCTCAGAATTAGAAGCCCAAATTAATCAACTGCAACAAGTGCAAGCCTTTGAGACAATTAAGTTGCAAAGTTTGCAGGTGATTCAACACCAAAGACAAAATACAGAACAACAATTAAACTTTGTTAGGCAACAATACCAAAATCTGACCCAAGATTGCGATCGCCTCCAGCAAGAACAGTCAGCCGTGAGAACACAGTTGGCAGAGCTAGAAGCTATCTTGCAGCGAGAAACGGAGATTACTAACGGCTACAGCCATTACCAAAGTCTGCAATCTCAAGAAGAAGCCTATGCTGTCAAATTTGAGGAACACACCCGCGCCACAACCCTACGCCAACAAAAGCAGCAACAGTTAACCAAACAAATTCACGAACTCGAAAGGCAACTCCAACAAGTCCAAGGACAACTGGAAGCCTTACAGCAGCAAGAACAAGAAATTCAACACACCCTGAGTAAATCAGTAGAAATAGAAGCAGCGCTATCTCAACTCGCCGCCGCCCGTCGTCATTTGGCTCATCTTGATGAGTTGCAAATGCAGGTTTCGCCCTTGTTACAACAACGCCAAAGTTTGCAAAGCCATTTAGATCGGGTTCATGCAGGGTTAGTTGCTAGGCTAGAACAGCTACAAGCTACAGAAAATCAACTGCAAAGGGCTTCCCAACGCCAACCCCAACTGCAACAAGCAGTGATGGAAGTAGCAATGCAGATTGATCAAATGGAAAAAGATCGGGTTTATTTGCAACGTGTTCAAGAAAAAGGGCATGAAAGACGGCACTTTATTGAGCGGTTGCAAGCCCAGCAACGAGAATATGAAAGATTACTTGGGGAATTAGAGCAGAAATTGCAAATGCTCCGCAACCCCGACGCTATTTGTCCCTTGTGCGAACGCCCTTTAGATGAGCATCACTGGAACCGGGTAGTAGATAAAACCAAGGATGAGTATAAGGAAACCGAGGGGCAGTTATGGGTATTCCGGGAACAGATGGCGGTGTCTGATAGAGAAATTCAGTTACTGCGGCAAGAATATCGGGAAATAGCTCAGAAATTAAACGTCTACGATGCTTTACGAGAGCAAAGAGGACAACTAGCTGCACAACTGCAATCAACTAGCGATGCTGAACAACAGTTACAAGAATTGGCAGCCGAAAAACAACACTTAGAGCGATCGCTCCAAGCTGGTGATTACGCCCTTGATCAACAAGCCGAACTGCGACAATTGGAACAGTATCTGCAAAAATTAAATTACAATGAGCAAAACCATGCCCTCGCTCGGAGTGAGGTAGAACGATGGCGCTGGGCAGAAATTAAGCAAGGGCAAATGAAAGATGCTGCCAAACGCCTAGCTGCACTCACAACCCGTAAACCAGAATTAAAAGCCCAAATTGCCCAAATACAAACCAGAATCCAGCAAGAACAGACAGATTCCGAAGATGCTCAACAAATCGCAGCCCTGGAGCAGCAAATTACAGAAATTAGCTACAGTTCAGAACAGCATAACAACCTGCGCACAGCCGTTCGTCAAGGACAATCTTGGCAATTGCGATATCAGCAGCTATTATCAGCGCAGCAACAGTATCCTCAACTCCAGGGGAGATTGCAAGAGTTAGAAGCGTCCAGAGCCGCGAGATTACAGGAACGGCAACAACTCGCCACGCAAATTGACAGCCTTGTCGAACAATTAGCCCAAGCTGCTAACCCCATCGAGCAAATTCAAACTCTAGAACAGCACTTAGCCACCAGAAGGCGACAACTAGACGAACAAATTGCCCAGTTAGGACGCTTGGAACAATTGGCACATCAACTAGAAGCGTTGCAAACTCAGTACGAGGAGCAGCAGGAACAACATCAAACTTGCAAACAACAATATCGTGTATACCAAGAACTAGTGCAAGCTTTTGGTAAAAATGGTATTCAAGCATTGATGATTGAAAACGTATTACCGCAACTGGAAGCCGAGACAAATCAACTCTTGGCAAGATTAACCGCGAATCAACTGCATGTACAATTTATTACTCAAAGAGCGGGTAAGGGCAGTAAATCTACCAAGAAAAACGCCAAGCTCATCGACACTTTAGATATTGTCATTGCCGATGCTAGAGGTACAAGAGCTTACGAAACCTACTCTGGTGGGGAAGCCTTTAGAATTAACTTTGCCATACGTTTAGCCTTGGCAAAACTCCTAGCACAAAGAGCCGGAGCCGCATTACAACTATTAATTGTCGATGAAGGCTTTGGTACACAGGATGCCGAAGGATGCGATCGCCTAATTGCTGCCATAAATGCGATCGCCAACGACTTCGCCTGCATTCTCACCGTTACCCACATGCCCCACCTCAAAGAAGCCTTCCAAGCCAGAATTGAGGTGAATAAGACTCAGGAAGGTTCGCAAGTTAGGTTGTTAACTTGA